Proteins encoded in a region of the Vicinamibacterales bacterium genome:
- a CDS encoding glycosyltransferase — MKLICADLDGALPAVPPLAVGAQWVLVRLHGAPLGYVVPPPAGCSPAELRALALTQLGSEVAAHLASDSIGGTGPIPDARAAIPASCPRRGRSPSSVVTVAVCTRDRAAQLGQCLDALTALEYPHDRLDLLIVDNAPSDSSTRDLAAGYPRLRYVMEPRPGLNWARNRAVREARGEIVAFTDDDVSVDAGWIAAVAAAFEDEPHAMCVTGLVVPDEIDTPAQALFETYGGFGRGFDRAVYRVAPGESAGLEYGGAGRFGTGANMAFRRSFFEREGLFDPALDVGTPTHGGGDLEMFFRVLKTGHALVYEPAATVRHRHRRDYAALKTQLANNGTGFYSYLVRTAQAYPGERLAMLRLGVWWLWWWNLRRLVRSVVRPRAFPLDLVVAELKGSFTGLRRYAVARRHAADVLRAAGNMS, encoded by the coding sequence GTGAAGCTCATCTGCGCGGACCTCGATGGCGCGCTGCCGGCCGTTCCACCCCTGGCGGTCGGCGCGCAGTGGGTGCTCGTCCGCCTGCACGGCGCGCCGCTCGGCTACGTGGTCCCGCCGCCGGCGGGATGTTCTCCCGCGGAGCTGCGCGCGCTGGCGCTGACGCAGCTGGGATCCGAAGTCGCGGCGCACCTGGCGTCCGATTCGATCGGCGGCACCGGCCCCATCCCCGACGCGCGCGCGGCGATCCCGGCGTCGTGTCCGCGCCGCGGGCGCAGTCCTTCGAGCGTCGTGACGGTGGCGGTGTGCACGCGCGACCGCGCCGCGCAGCTCGGTCAGTGCCTCGACGCGTTGACGGCCCTCGAGTACCCGCATGACCGTCTCGACCTGCTGATCGTCGACAACGCGCCGTCCGATTCGTCCACGCGCGATCTCGCCGCCGGGTATCCGCGCCTGCGTTACGTCATGGAGCCGCGCCCCGGGCTGAATTGGGCGCGCAACCGTGCCGTGCGCGAGGCGCGCGGCGAGATCGTCGCCTTCACCGACGACGACGTCAGCGTCGACGCCGGATGGATTGCGGCGGTCGCGGCGGCGTTCGAAGACGAGCCGCACGCGATGTGCGTGACCGGACTCGTCGTCCCCGACGAGATCGACACGCCGGCCCAGGCGCTGTTCGAGACCTACGGCGGCTTCGGACGCGGTTTCGACCGCGCCGTATACCGCGTCGCACCAGGGGAGAGCGCCGGCCTCGAGTACGGCGGTGCCGGCCGGTTCGGCACCGGTGCCAACATGGCGTTCCGGCGGTCGTTCTTCGAGCGGGAAGGTCTGTTCGATCCCGCGCTGGACGTCGGGACGCCGACCCACGGCGGCGGCGATCTGGAGATGTTCTTCCGCGTGCTGAAGACGGGCCACGCGCTGGTCTACGAGCCGGCCGCGACGGTCCGCCATCGTCACCGGCGTGACTACGCGGCGTTGAAGACGCAACTGGCGAACAACGGGACGGGGTTCTACTCGTATCTCGTCCGCACCGCGCAGGCGTATCCCGGGGAGCGCCTGGCGATGCTGCGGCTCGGGGTGTGGTGGCTCTGGTGGTGGAATCTGCGCCGGCTCGTTCGGTCGGTCGTGCGTCCGCGAGCGTTTCCGCTGGATCTCGTCGTCGCCGAGTTGAAGGGATCGTTCACCGGATTGCGGCGCTACGCCGTCGCGCGCCGGCATGCGGCAGACGTGCTGCGGGCCGCGGGGAACATGTCGTGA
- a CDS encoding methyltransferase domain-containing protein — protein sequence MTDWNAARYHEISTPQQTWGRRVLERLPLEGSEVVLDIGCGTGHLTAEIAGRVPAGRVVGVDRSSAMVQQAAAWLRQRAPQAAVVLADAGALPFRRAFDAAFSGATFHWIHDHAALFRSIVTALRPGGRLVAQCGGGPNLALLYARAQRLMQEPRFARYFEDWDEPTYFADVETTRRRLSEAGFVDVEVSLEPAPTTFDAPDQFRDFIANVCLRHQGARLPRAEWQAFLRDLTVAAAADTPPFTLDYWRLNLAGKRPA from the coding sequence ATGACCGACTGGAACGCCGCCAGATACCACGAAATCTCCACGCCGCAACAGACCTGGGGCCGCCGCGTGCTGGAGCGTCTGCCGCTCGAAGGCAGCGAAGTGGTGCTCGACATCGGCTGCGGAACGGGGCACTTGACGGCGGAAATCGCCGGCCGCGTGCCCGCCGGCCGCGTCGTCGGCGTCGATCGTTCGTCCGCGATGGTGCAGCAGGCGGCGGCGTGGCTGCGCCAGCGGGCGCCGCAGGCGGCGGTCGTGCTGGCGGACGCCGGGGCGCTGCCGTTCCGCCGCGCGTTCGACGCCGCGTTCAGCGGCGCGACCTTCCACTGGATCCACGATCACGCGGCGTTGTTCCGATCGATCGTCACCGCGCTGCGCCCGGGCGGGCGGCTGGTGGCGCAGTGCGGCGGCGGTCCGAACCTGGCGCTCCTCTACGCCCGCGCGCAGCGGTTGATGCAGGAGCCGCGGTTCGCGCGTTATTTCGAGGACTGGGACGAGCCGACCTACTTCGCGGACGTCGAGACGACGCGGCGCCGGCTGAGCGAGGCTGGCTTCGTCGACGTCGAGGTCTCGCTCGAACCGGCGCCGACGACCTTCGACGCGCCGGATCAATTCCGCGACTTCATCGCCAACGTCTGTCTGCGCCACCAGGGTGCGCGGCTGCCGCGGGCCGAGTGGCAGGCGTTCCTGCGCGACCTCACGGTCGCCGCCGCCGCCGACACGCCGCCGTTCACGCTCGACTACTGGCGGCTCAATCTCGCCGGAAAGCGGCCGGCATGA
- a CDS encoding creatininase family protein encodes MRQAIARFGVACVVAIAMAAAQGQQPQPARQPARPPGAALADVTWPEAEKLLTPAAVVVLPVGAGAVQQGPHLRLNSEERLVRHLAGRVQAAASVVIAPPLTYHFYPAFLEYPGSTSLSQNTSRDMTVEIVRTLAKYGPRRFYVLNTGASTMFPLKDAADTLAADGILLGYTDMRYHLGAARVLRRQARARGGFHADEAMTSMMLAVDAPSVDMARAVREYGAGSGALTRQKDGAGLYSTSGVVGDPTLASSEQGQLYLDALVAGAIEDIESIRTARLPIARPAATAAPLAARPQPQRPVEERMPNGCTAGEERTIRGVGERFSYLWRQLDAEAISRLFTADGDMRHPDGTIERGQQVLFQNRLELFRNRDYRGSNHPVQLTDVRCLPGGAAIADGKWELRFDQTPSAASQRRGLGPNRLHAGWCTLVLVRADSTWQIQAWRYTINPPDGEPAPTTLTQPGFLPRRGGGGH; translated from the coding sequence ATGCGGCAGGCGATTGCCAGGTTCGGCGTGGCATGCGTGGTCGCGATCGCGATGGCGGCGGCGCAGGGGCAGCAGCCGCAGCCGGCGAGGCAGCCGGCGCGGCCGCCCGGTGCAGCGCTCGCCGACGTGACATGGCCGGAGGCGGAGAAGCTCTTGACGCCTGCAGCCGTCGTGGTCCTGCCGGTGGGCGCCGGGGCGGTGCAGCAGGGACCGCATCTGCGGCTGAACAGCGAGGAGCGTCTGGTGCGCCATCTCGCCGGCAGAGTTCAAGCGGCAGCCTCGGTTGTGATCGCCCCGCCGCTCACGTATCATTTTTATCCCGCGTTCCTCGAGTACCCCGGGTCCACTTCCCTGTCGCAGAACACCTCGCGCGACATGACGGTCGAGATCGTGCGCACCCTGGCGAAGTACGGACCGAGACGGTTCTACGTGCTCAATACCGGTGCGTCGACGATGTTCCCCTTGAAGGACGCGGCGGACACGCTGGCGGCGGACGGCATCCTGCTGGGCTATACGGATATGCGCTACCACCTTGGCGCCGCGCGCGTGCTCCGCCGGCAGGCGCGGGCACGCGGCGGATTCCACGCCGACGAGGCGATGACGTCGATGATGCTCGCCGTCGACGCACCGTCCGTCGACATGGCAAGAGCCGTCCGCGAGTATGGCGCGGGAAGCGGAGCGCTCACCCGCCAGAAGGACGGAGCCGGGCTCTATTCCACCTCCGGCGTCGTCGGCGATCCGACGCTCGCCTCGAGCGAGCAGGGACAGCTGTATCTGGACGCGCTGGTCGCCGGCGCGATCGAAGACATCGAATCCATCCGCACCGCGCGGCTGCCGATCGCAAGACCGGCCGCGACCGCGGCGCCGCTCGCGGCGCGGCCGCAGCCGCAGCGCCCGGTCGAAGAGAGAATGCCGAACGGCTGCACGGCAGGCGAGGAACGGACGATTCGCGGCGTCGGCGAGCGATTCAGCTATCTCTGGCGGCAGCTCGACGCCGAAGCGATTTCGCGGCTCTTCACCGCGGACGGCGACATGCGGCATCCCGACGGCACCATCGAGCGCGGCCAGCAGGTGCTGTTCCAGAACCGGCTCGAGCTGTTCAGGAATCGCGACTACCGCGGCTCGAATCATCCGGTGCAGCTCACCGATGTCCGCTGCCTGCCGGGGGGCGCCGCGATCGCCGACGGCAAGTGGGAGCTGCGGTTCGATCAGACGCCGTCGGCGGCGTCGCAGCGGCGCGGACTCGGGCCCAACCGGCTTCACGCCGGCTGGTGCACGCTCGTGCTCGTGCGCGCCGACTCGACCTGGCAGATCCAGGCGTGGCGCTACACCATCAATCCCCCGGACGGGGAGCCGGCGCCGACCACTCTGACGCAGCCGGGGTTCCTGCCCCGCCGCGGAGGCGGAGGCCACTAG